A region from the Corynebacterium halotolerans YIM 70093 = DSM 44683 genome encodes:
- a CDS encoding bile acid:sodium symporter family protein has protein sequence MSTTSQSATPPGTAAAKEDRSAAIAVTAFPLFILAGTALAFFFPAPFLPLSGYITYFLMIIMFAMGLTLTIPDFREIARRPLPVLLGVIAQFVIMPLSAILVARVLGLNPALAVGLLMLGSVPGGTSSNVITYLAKGDVALSVAMTSVSTLLSPIITPMLMLLLADTRTDVDGWGMALTLVQTVLLPVVGGLAIRYFADKWIGLVTPVLPWISILGIGGVVFPAVAGNAERLASVGLIVFAAVLAHNVFGYALGYVAGRVFGLPGSANRTMAVEIGTQSAGLASGMSAKFFSPEAALPGAVAAVLHNITGAVYASIARKFPLPEEEKGEAAPAATAEEKVTVS, from the coding sequence ATGTCCACCACCAGTCAGTCAGCCACACCGCCCGGTACCGCCGCCGCGAAGGAGGACCGGTCCGCCGCCATCGCGGTGACCGCGTTCCCGTTGTTCATCCTCGCGGGCACCGCGCTGGCGTTCTTCTTCCCGGCGCCGTTCCTGCCGCTGTCGGGCTACATCACGTACTTCCTGATGATCATCATGTTCGCGATGGGTCTGACGCTGACCATCCCGGACTTCCGCGAGATCGCCCGTCGGCCGCTGCCGGTGCTGCTCGGTGTCATCGCCCAGTTCGTGATCATGCCCCTGAGTGCCATCCTGGTGGCCCGGGTGCTCGGCCTGAACCCCGCGCTGGCCGTCGGCCTGCTCATGCTGGGCTCGGTGCCGGGCGGGACGTCGTCCAACGTCATCACCTACCTGGCCAAGGGCGACGTCGCGCTGTCCGTGGCCATGACGAGCGTGTCGACGCTGCTCTCGCCGATCATCACCCCGATGCTCATGCTGCTGCTGGCCGACACCCGCACCGACGTCGACGGGTGGGGCATGGCGCTCACCCTCGTCCAGACCGTGCTCCTGCCGGTCGTCGGCGGCCTGGCCATCCGCTACTTCGCGGACAAGTGGATCGGCCTGGTCACCCCGGTCCTGCCGTGGATCTCCATCCTGGGCATCGGCGGTGTGGTCTTCCCCGCCGTGGCGGGCAACGCCGAGCGGCTGGCCTCCGTCGGACTGATCGTCTTCGCCGCCGTCCTCGCCCACAACGTCTTCGGCTACGCCCTCGGCTACGTCGCCGGCCGCGTGTTCGGCCTGCCCGGCTCCGCCAACCGCACGATGGCCGTGGAGATCGGCACCCAGTCCGCGGGCCTGGCCTCGGGCATGTCGGCGAAGTTCTTCTCCCCGGAGGCCGCCCTGCCGGGGGCGGTGGCCGCGGTGCTGCACAACATCACCGGTGCCGTCTACGCCTCCATCGCCCGGAAGTTCCCGCTGCCGGAGGAGGAAAAGGGCGAGGCTGCTCCCGCCGCCACCGCCGAGGAGAAGGTCACGGTCTCCTGA
- a CDS encoding alpha/beta fold hydrolase, translated as MEPGHTPVDLQTTTRRAFGLSVREHTMTVPWDWHNPGGTLEVFARELAAEDAGPDTPVLLFLQGGPGNPAPRPVELGGWLGEALRHHRILLLDQRGTGRSTRLDRHADETLLDAAHLSLLRADSIVADAEALRAGLGVDRWDVLGQSFGGFCITTYLSRHPESIRYAYFTGGLPAIDVHADEVYRATFARLAARHEAFYRTVPWAERRIREICHHLNNSDERLPTGERLSSRRFRTIGIELGRATGFHSLAHLLDAPFHDVRGEKRLRGDTLAELGQRLSFEANPLYAVVHESIYGGSTPGPTAWAANCVREEVEGFEENLDPVRDEKFHLTGEHIFPWQFEEDPALVPFRRVAEDLAQREWPRLYDEASLAGAPATGAAAVYVDDIYVPMEHSLATAARIRDLRPWITNEHQHDGLRADGENIFRRLHAMVRG; from the coding sequence ATGGAACCTGGCCACACCCCCGTTGACCTGCAGACCACGACCCGCCGCGCGTTCGGTCTGTCCGTGCGCGAACACACCATGACCGTGCCCTGGGACTGGCACAACCCGGGCGGAACGCTCGAGGTCTTCGCCCGCGAGCTCGCCGCCGAGGACGCCGGCCCGGACACCCCGGTCCTGCTCTTCCTCCAGGGTGGGCCCGGCAACCCCGCCCCGCGGCCCGTGGAACTGGGCGGCTGGCTCGGGGAGGCGCTGCGGCATCACCGCATCCTCCTCCTCGACCAGCGCGGCACGGGACGCTCCACCCGCCTGGACCGGCACGCCGACGAGACGCTTCTCGACGCCGCGCATCTGTCGCTGCTGCGCGCCGACAGCATCGTCGCCGACGCGGAGGCCCTGCGTGCGGGGCTGGGCGTCGACCGCTGGGACGTGCTCGGCCAGTCCTTCGGCGGGTTCTGCATCACCACCTACCTCTCCCGCCACCCGGAGTCGATCCGCTACGCCTACTTCACCGGCGGACTGCCGGCCATCGACGTCCACGCCGACGAGGTCTACCGCGCGACCTTCGCCAGGCTCGCCGCCCGGCACGAGGCCTTCTACCGCACCGTGCCCTGGGCGGAGCGGCGCATCCGGGAGATCTGCCACCACCTCAACAACTCCGACGAGCGCCTGCCCACCGGCGAGCGGCTGAGCTCCCGGCGCTTCCGCACCATCGGCATCGAGCTCGGCCGCGCCACCGGCTTCCACTCCCTGGCGCACCTGCTCGACGCCCCCTTCCATGATGTGCGCGGGGAGAAGCGCCTGCGCGGCGACACCCTGGCGGAGCTGGGTCAGCGGTTGTCCTTCGAGGCCAACCCCCTTTACGCGGTGGTCCACGAGTCGATCTACGGCGGTTCCACCCCCGGTCCGACCGCCTGGGCCGCCAACTGCGTGCGCGAGGAGGTCGAGGGTTTCGAGGAGAACCTCGACCCTGTCCGCGACGAGAAGTTCCACCTCACCGGCGAGCACATCTTCCCCTGGCAGTTCGAGGAGGATCCGGCGCTCGTGCCGTTCCGGCGCGTTGCGGAGGACCTCGCGCAGCGGGAGTGGCCGCGGCTCTACGACGAGGCGTCGCTCGCCGGAGCCCCCGCCACCGGCGCCGCGGCCGTCTACGTCGACGACATCTACGTGCCCATGGAGCACTCCCTGGCGACGGCCGCCCGCATTCGCGACCTGCGCCCCTGGATCACCAATGAGCACCAGCACGACGGGCTGCGCGCCGACGGGGAGAACATCTTCCGCCGCCTCCACGCGATGGTGCGGGGGTGA
- a CDS encoding YeeE/YedE thiosulfate transporter family protein, with amino-acid sequence MILTGLALGAVLGIVMQRGRFCVTGMLRDIFLQRTWRSFVALLIVIAVHAVGLAALTSTGVISPNYSTFAPAAIVIGGFVFGLGIILAGGCASGTWYRSGEGLVGSWIALIMYGLSAAAMKTGALSGFNGWMKSWETSATTVPETLGVSPWWFAIALAVVTFFLARHFLAKDAARPKVTLNQPWWRKPLHMYTAGAVIGLIGVIAWPLSAATGRNSGLGITTPTSDVVNYTTTGDTAHINWGTMLVLGLLVGSFLAAKATGEFRVRVPDATTTVRSVFGGAMMGVGASLAGGCTVGNGMVQTSLFSYQGWVALLFIALGVGAGAKLWLKPKKVVTPEPTETYTTEESVHHTGAVSAEDAVLNPTSGDIDGDIDGGTEGGVVTKPSFAVATGTVALKAPKPARKAQPLGEGRYLLDAMGAVCPFPVIEAKDAIQEIDTGEALVIDFDCTQGTESIPQWAVDNGHEVTDFHQKGESAWQITVVKG; translated from the coding sequence ATGATCCTGACCGGCCTGGCCCTCGGCGCCGTGCTCGGCATCGTCATGCAGCGCGGCCGGTTCTGTGTCACCGGCATGCTGCGCGACATCTTCCTGCAGCGCACCTGGCGCAGCTTCGTCGCCCTGCTCATCGTCATCGCCGTTCACGCCGTCGGGCTCGCCGCCCTGACCTCCACCGGCGTGATCTCCCCGAACTACAGCACCTTCGCCCCCGCGGCCATCGTCATCGGTGGCTTCGTCTTCGGCCTCGGCATCATCCTCGCCGGCGGCTGCGCCTCCGGCACCTGGTACCGCAGTGGTGAGGGGCTCGTCGGCTCCTGGATCGCGCTGATCATGTACGGCCTGTCCGCCGCCGCGATGAAGACCGGTGCGCTGAGCGGCTTCAACGGCTGGATGAAGTCCTGGGAGACGAGCGCGACCACCGTGCCCGAGACCCTGGGCGTCTCCCCGTGGTGGTTCGCCATCGCCCTGGCCGTGGTCACCTTCTTCCTGGCCCGCCACTTCCTGGCCAAGGACGCCGCCCGCCCGAAGGTCACCCTCAACCAGCCGTGGTGGAGGAAGCCGCTGCACATGTACACCGCCGGCGCGGTCATCGGCCTGATCGGAGTGATCGCCTGGCCGCTGTCGGCGGCCACCGGCCGCAACTCCGGCCTGGGCATCACCACCCCGACCTCGGACGTGGTCAACTACACCACCACCGGCGACACCGCCCACATCAACTGGGGCACCATGCTGGTGCTCGGCCTGCTGGTCGGTTCCTTCCTCGCCGCCAAGGCCACCGGTGAGTTCCGCGTGCGCGTCCCCGACGCCACCACCACCGTGCGCTCCGTCTTCGGCGGGGCCATGATGGGCGTGGGCGCCTCCCTGGCCGGCGGCTGCACCGTCGGCAACGGTATGGTCCAGACCTCCCTGTTCAGCTACCAGGGCTGGGTCGCGCTGCTGTTCATCGCGCTCGGCGTGGGCGCCGGCGCGAAGCTGTGGCTGAAGCCGAAGAAGGTCGTCACCCCGGAGCCGACCGAGACCTACACCACCGAGGAGTCCGTCCACCACACCGGCGCGGTCTCCGCCGAGGACGCGGTGCTCAATCCGACCTCCGGCGACATCGACGGCGACATCGACGGCGGCACCGAGGGCGGCGTCGTCACGAAGCCCTCCTTCGCCGTGGCCACCGGTACGGTCGCGCTCAAGGCCCCGAAGCCGGCGCGCAAGGCGCAGCCGTTGGGGGAGGGGCGCTACCTGCTCGACGCCATGGGCGCGGTCTGCCCCTTCCCGGTCATCGAGGCCAAGGACGCCATCCAGGAGATCGACACCGGCGAGGCGCTGGTGATCGACTTCGACTGCACCCAGGGCACGGAGTCCATCCCGCAGTGGGCCGTGGACAACGGCCACGAGGTCACCGACTTCCACCAGAAGGGCGAGTCCGCCTGGCAGATCACGGTGGTCAAGGGCTAA
- a CDS encoding FUSC family protein translates to MSDSRPEDESSHETAPREPVPHTAPRNTERANVETEPLPARPRAWQLLTAFHSTGPRWPGSLRAALALTIPGLIALTFGLENEMLLIAAGGFTVIYGEGHPFRARWRIMLTAGLLIAAGATTGAFVGTFVWQNIDAGGSHWWLMLAAVYTSLIATGGGFIQNALRLNPPGSFFIVMVSGGSTVVARLGLNPVEVGAWALVGVASGVIIGMAPALLNARRPQEQAVGTLEKAVADFENAPQPAVAKNHQAKTALANAWASLADAGVLRDGRVIDHRQEDLVRRTTAAHHRLVNASVMLPNDGTVEELTDTPNYIDLSRTSIPHARPTIAYRLYRSMHPYSHASLTAGRILVATLLASTVGIAFGLDRPDWAIVSALLILQWGPDRVPGTIRGLHRLVGSVAGIGLFAVFHLLQVEGVTLLLALAVCQFFAEFFVVRNYAFAVIFTTPLALLMGNSIADPLGDVVVSRSLEVALSIIFGILLLWVWFANSEPRHHARLVQRSFDAMGSLLGALMVTSPADALTERRDLQYELLSERRAAHSLANNHPELAKKRWETHLAVQMAGYGLLDSAAAHPGRPMTPEEIVVLAGRVRAAAEYR, encoded by the coding sequence GTGTCCGATTCACGTCCGGAAGATGAGTCATCGCACGAGACGGCCCCGCGGGAGCCTGTCCCGCACACCGCCCCGCGCAACACCGAGCGCGCGAACGTCGAGACGGAGCCCCTGCCCGCCCGCCCGCGCGCCTGGCAGCTGTTGACCGCCTTCCATTCCACCGGCCCCCGCTGGCCGGGCTCGCTGCGGGCTGCACTCGCGCTGACGATCCCCGGCCTGATCGCGCTGACGTTCGGGCTGGAGAACGAGATGCTGCTCATCGCCGCCGGCGGTTTCACCGTCATCTACGGCGAGGGCCACCCCTTCCGCGCCCGGTGGCGGATCATGCTCACCGCCGGTCTGCTGATCGCCGCCGGTGCCACCACCGGCGCTTTCGTGGGCACCTTCGTCTGGCAGAACATCGACGCCGGCGGCTCCCACTGGTGGCTGATGCTCGCCGCGGTCTACACCTCACTGATCGCCACGGGCGGCGGGTTCATCCAGAACGCGTTACGACTGAATCCGCCGGGTTCCTTCTTCATCGTCATGGTCTCCGGCGGTTCCACCGTCGTCGCCCGACTGGGCCTGAACCCGGTCGAGGTGGGCGCCTGGGCCCTGGTCGGCGTCGCCTCGGGCGTCATCATCGGCATGGCCCCGGCGCTGCTCAACGCGCGCCGCCCCCAGGAGCAGGCCGTCGGCACCCTCGAGAAGGCCGTCGCCGACTTCGAGAACGCCCCGCAGCCCGCCGTGGCGAAGAATCACCAGGCCAAGACCGCCCTGGCCAATGCCTGGGCCTCGCTCGCGGACGCCGGAGTGCTCCGCGACGGCCGCGTCATCGACCACCGGCAGGAGGATCTCGTCCGCCGCACCACGGCCGCCCATCACCGGTTGGTCAACGCCAGCGTAATGCTGCCGAACGACGGCACCGTCGAGGAACTGACGGACACCCCGAACTACATCGACCTCTCGCGCACCTCCATCCCGCACGCGCGGCCGACGATCGCCTACCGGCTCTACCGTTCGATGCACCCGTACAGCCACGCCTCCCTGACGGCGGGCAGGATCCTGGTGGCCACCCTGCTGGCCAGCACCGTCGGCATCGCCTTCGGCCTCGACCGCCCGGACTGGGCGATCGTGTCCGCGCTGCTGATCCTCCAGTGGGGCCCCGACCGGGTGCCGGGCACGATCCGTGGCCTGCACCGCCTGGTCGGCTCCGTGGCGGGCATCGGCCTGTTCGCGGTCTTCCACCTGCTGCAGGTGGAGGGCGTGACCCTGCTGCTGGCGCTGGCGGTCTGCCAGTTCTTCGCCGAGTTCTTCGTCGTCCGCAACTACGCCTTCGCCGTCATCTTCACCACGCCGCTGGCGCTGCTGATGGGCAACTCGATCGCGGATCCGCTCGGCGACGTGGTGGTCTCCCGTTCCCTGGAGGTGGCCCTGTCGATCATCTTCGGCATCCTGCTGCTGTGGGTCTGGTTCGCCAACTCGGAGCCGCGCCACCACGCCCGCCTGGTCCAGCGCAGCTTCGACGCGATGGGCTCCCTGCTCGGCGCGCTGATGGTGACCAGCCCCGCCGACGCCCTGACCGAGCGGCGCGACCTGCAGTACGAGCTGCTCAGCGAGCGCCGCGCCGCCCACTCCCTGGCCAACAACCACCCCGAGCTGGCGAAGAAGCGCTGGGAGACGCACCTGGCCGTGCAGATGGCCGGCTACGGGTTGCTGGACTCCGCCGCAGCCCACCCCGGCCGACCGATGACCCCGGAGGAGATCGTCGTCCTGGCGGGCCGGGTCCGCGCCGCCGCGGAATACCGCTAG
- a CDS encoding transposase, with the protein MVGRFFDNLKQWRGLAARFDKLVVVYRAGLVTVAVVMWLRRLLNTP; encoded by the coding sequence GTGGTGGGACGGTTCTTCGACAACCTCAAGCAGTGGCGCGGGCTGGCCGCCCGGTTCGACAAACTCGTGGTTGTCTACCGGGCTGGCCTGGTGACCGTCGCGGTCGTGATGTGGCTGAGGAGATTGCTAAACACGCCCTAG
- a CDS encoding metallophosphoesterase — MTVWFTSDLHLGHRFVARTRGMEVDDHDELVLANLAALPAGDRLWVLGDLSRGAPEDEQRALRLIAEHAAHLEIHLVPGNHDSCHPLHKSAFRMQPKFLEVFASVQPYQKLRWEGRAVYLSHFPRPGQDHERTESRHDDVRLDVDWLVHGHLHSTSPVSCPGQVDVGLDAWGMRPVPQPRVQELLFRPEAG, encoded by the coding sequence GTGACGGTCTGGTTCACCTCGGACCTGCACCTGGGCCACCGCTTCGTGGCCCGTACGCGCGGGATGGAGGTCGACGACCATGATGAACTGGTGCTCGCCAATCTCGCCGCGCTGCCGGCCGGCGACCGCCTGTGGGTGCTCGGCGACCTCTCACGCGGTGCCCCGGAGGACGAACAGCGGGCGCTGCGGTTGATCGCCGAGCACGCCGCGCACCTGGAGATTCATCTGGTCCCGGGCAACCACGACTCGTGCCACCCGCTGCACAAGTCGGCCTTCCGCATGCAGCCGAAGTTCCTGGAGGTCTTCGCCTCGGTGCAGCCGTATCAGAAGCTGCGCTGGGAGGGACGTGCCGTCTACCTCAGCCACTTCCCGCGTCCGGGGCAGGACCACGAAAGGACGGAGTCGCGCCACGACGACGTGCGGCTCGACGTCGACTGGCTCGTCCACGGGCACCTGCATTCGACGTCGCCGGTGAGCTGCCCCGGGCAGGTGGATGTCGGCCTGGACGCCTGGGGGATGCGGCCGGTGCCGCAGCCCCGGGTCCAGGAACTGTTGTTCCGGCCCGAGGCCGGCTAG
- a CDS encoding DsbA family oxidoreductase has protein sequence MRIDIWSDYVCPFCTVGERHLSLALENHPAREGVEIVWRSFQLDPDAPTEPEGTMVEYLSQSKGMPVGQVEAMNASLAQRAAAVGLEFNWREAVNANTRDAHRLGHLARGRGLGTAWDDTVKSGYFTQGKNVADHDQLRVFAEQVGLERAEVDRVLASDEYADAVAEEIALARQIGVQGVPFFVFDGRLAVSGAQPVEVFTQALDQADQADQADQAGQSVRDDQ, from the coding sequence GTGAGAATCGATATCTGGTCCGATTACGTCTGTCCGTTCTGCACCGTCGGCGAGCGCCATCTCTCCCTGGCGCTGGAGAATCACCCGGCCCGGGAGGGCGTCGAGATCGTCTGGCGCAGCTTCCAGCTCGACCCGGATGCCCCGACTGAACCGGAGGGCACGATGGTCGAGTACCTGTCGCAGTCCAAGGGCATGCCGGTCGGGCAGGTCGAGGCGATGAACGCCTCCCTGGCCCAGCGCGCCGCGGCCGTCGGCCTGGAGTTCAACTGGCGCGAGGCGGTCAACGCCAACACCAGGGACGCCCACCGCCTCGGCCACCTGGCCCGCGGGCGCGGCCTGGGCACGGCATGGGACGACACCGTGAAGTCCGGCTACTTCACCCAGGGGAAGAACGTCGCCGACCACGACCAGCTGCGCGTCTTCGCCGAGCAGGTCGGCCTGGAGCGCGCGGAGGTTGACCGGGTGCTCGCCTCCGACGAGTACGCCGACGCCGTCGCCGAGGAGATCGCCCTCGCCCGGCAGATCGGGGTGCAGGGCGTGCCCTTCTTCGTCTTCGACGGCAGACTCGCCGTCTCCGGCGCGCAGCCGGTGGAGGTCTTCACCCAGGCCCTGGACCAAGCGGACCAGGCGGACCAAGCGGACCAGGCCGGGCAGAGCGTCCGGGACGACCAGTGA
- a CDS encoding BCCT family transporter, which yields MFGPTRGASVGIYPHDIHPGLVPGISVDEQRNRFGLDRGLFFVTAALIVAFIIWGVTNPESVSEVSSTAFDWGMKNTGWLLNLVMILGLGVMIYLAFSRKGRITLGRDDEEPEFSRFSWIAMMFGAGIGVGIFFFGPSEPLSYFLSPPPHTVEAGTPEALHQAVAQSHFHWGLSAWGLYALVGGALAYSTYRRGRVSLLSSVFRPLFGAKQTDGLAGRIIDMLAIIATLFGTAATLGLSAVQISQGMEIISGAGPLANNTILVIIAVLGVAFIISAVSGVARGIRYLSNINITLTLALVAFVFVFGPSLFLLNLIPSGVATYLDEMLPMMGKSLSWGEETLEFQGWWTAFYWAWWIAWTPFVGMFIARISRGRTLREFALVTMAVPTFILILAFTIFGGAAISFHREGVDAFDGTASNEQVLFALFDQLPLSAVTPFILILVLAIFFVTSADSASVVMGTMSSKGDPAPSKLVVVFWGLCMMGIAVVMLLAGGETALSGLQNLTILIALPFSAVLILMIVAFLRDLATDPVAIRRTYARTAVENAVVRGLEEHGDDFELSVSPAPEGRGAGADFDSTSDRVTRWYQRTDEEGNEVDYDYSTGEWADGWTSQDDDDKDPDTATLPGSEGGGDTGDADEDGDGTTRTSSRG from the coding sequence CTGTTCGGCCCCACGCGCGGCGCGTCCGTGGGCATCTACCCGCACGACATCCACCCCGGCCTGGTCCCCGGCATCAGCGTGGACGAGCAGCGCAACCGCTTCGGCCTGGACCGCGGTCTCTTCTTCGTCACCGCCGCGCTCATCGTGGCCTTCATCATCTGGGGCGTGACCAACCCGGAGTCCGTCTCCGAGGTCTCCTCCACCGCCTTCGACTGGGGCATGAAAAACACCGGCTGGCTGCTCAACCTGGTGATGATCCTCGGCCTGGGCGTCATGATCTACCTGGCGTTCTCCCGCAAGGGCCGGATTACGCTGGGTCGGGACGACGAGGAGCCGGAGTTCTCCCGCTTCTCCTGGATCGCCATGATGTTCGGCGCCGGTATCGGCGTGGGCATCTTCTTCTTCGGTCCCTCCGAGCCACTGTCGTACTTCCTCTCCCCGCCCCCGCACACCGTCGAGGCGGGCACCCCGGAGGCCCTCCACCAGGCCGTGGCCCAGTCCCACTTCCACTGGGGTCTGTCCGCCTGGGGTCTGTACGCCCTCGTCGGCGGCGCACTGGCCTACTCCACCTACCGACGCGGCCGGGTCTCCCTGCTCAGCTCCGTGTTCCGCCCGCTGTTCGGCGCCAAGCAGACCGACGGCCTGGCGGGGCGCATCATCGACATGCTGGCGATCATCGCCACGCTGTTCGGCACCGCCGCCACCCTCGGCCTGTCCGCCGTGCAGATCAGCCAGGGCATGGAGATCATCTCCGGGGCCGGACCCCTGGCCAACAACACCATCCTGGTGATCATTGCCGTGCTGGGGGTGGCGTTCATCATCAGCGCCGTCTCGGGCGTGGCCCGTGGCATCCGCTACCTGTCCAACATCAACATCACGCTCACCCTGGCCCTGGTGGCCTTCGTGTTCGTCTTCGGCCCCAGCCTCTTCCTGCTCAACCTCATCCCCTCGGGTGTGGCCACCTACCTCGACGAGATGCTGCCGATGATGGGCAAGTCCCTGTCCTGGGGCGAGGAGACCCTGGAGTTCCAGGGCTGGTGGACGGCCTTCTACTGGGCCTGGTGGATCGCCTGGACCCCGTTCGTGGGCATGTTCATCGCGCGTATCTCCCGCGGTCGCACCCTGCGTGAGTTCGCGCTGGTGACCATGGCGGTGCCCACCTTCATTCTCATCCTGGCGTTCACCATCTTCGGCGGCGCAGCCATCAGCTTCCACCGCGAGGGCGTCGACGCCTTCGACGGCACCGCCAGCAATGAACAGGTGCTGTTCGCCCTGTTCGACCAGCTGCCGCTCAGTGCGGTCACCCCGTTCATCCTCATCCTGGTGCTGGCGATCTTCTTCGTCACCTCCGCCGATTCCGCCTCGGTGGTCATGGGCACCATGTCGTCGAAGGGCGACCCGGCCCCGAGCAAGCTCGTCGTGGTGTTCTGGGGCCTGTGCATGATGGGCATCGCCGTCGTCATGCTGCTCGCCGGTGGGGAGACCGCACTCAGTGGCCTGCAGAACCTCACCATCCTCATCGCGCTGCCGTTCTCGGCGGTGCTGATCCTCATGATCGTGGCCTTCCTCCGGGACCTGGCCACGGATCCGGTGGCCATCCGCCGCACCTACGCCCGCACGGCCGTCGAGAACGCCGTCGTCCGCGGCCTCGAGGAGCACGGCGACGACTTCGAGCTCAGCGTCTCCCCCGCCCCGGAGGGCCGCGGCGCCGGAGCGGACTTCGACTCGACCTCCGACCGCGTCACGCGGTGGTACCAGCGCACCGACGAGGAGGGCAACGAGGTCGACTACGACTACAGCACCGGCGAGTGGGCCGACGGATGGACCTCTCAGGACGATGACGACAAGGACCCCGACACCGCCACGCTCCCCGGCAGCGAGGGCGGCGGTGACACTGGTGACGCCGACGAAGACGGTGACGGCACGACGCGGACGTCATCACGCGGGTAG
- a CDS encoding META domain-containing protein, with the protein MTTRTVLVAVGAAAGALLLCGCDSPPGEDAPDPEGTWGSREPGHPELTLEADGRAHGTDGCNQFTGSWYLADTEITFVDMTSTLMACENVDDWFADAATATIDDDTMHCFDAAGREIGTLPRQG; encoded by the coding sequence ATGACTACGAGGACGGTGTTGGTGGCCGTGGGAGCCGCGGCGGGCGCTCTCCTGCTGTGCGGGTGCGATTCCCCGCCGGGCGAAGACGCGCCTGACCCGGAGGGCACCTGGGGTAGCCGGGAGCCCGGCCACCCCGAGCTCACCCTGGAGGCCGACGGCCGCGCCCACGGCACCGACGGGTGCAACCAGTTCACCGGCTCCTGGTATCTCGCGGACACCGAGATCACCTTCGTCGACATGACGAGCACGCTCATGGCCTGCGAAAACGTGGACGACTGGTTCGCCGACGCCGCGACCGCGACCATCGACGACGACACGATGCACTGCTTCGACGCGGCAGGCCGCGAGATCGGCACGCTCCCACGACAGGGGTGA
- a CDS encoding YoaK family protein — MLRYSAGERNLAASYAFIAGFVDSIGFLFLGGVFLSFMSGNTTRIATSTVEGDAGLALLAGSSVVFFLLGVMEGALVRRLAVRHLPRHRVREVVMANMCVLFALASLLVFVDLPRTAVVLLSLGIGAMNSIFERDGEVAIPLTYMTGTLVKMGQRFVDAFFGGSHAAWLGHLKMWTGLTAGAFLGAMAYHRLGLNAVHVVAALTVTLSVGAFAVRVHGRRHGTIIRQQVDPH, encoded by the coding sequence TTGCTGAGGTACAGCGCCGGCGAACGGAATCTGGCCGCCAGTTACGCGTTCATCGCCGGCTTCGTGGACTCGATCGGTTTTCTCTTCCTCGGGGGTGTGTTCCTGTCCTTCATGTCGGGCAACACCACCCGCATCGCCACCTCCACGGTGGAGGGCGATGCCGGTCTGGCCCTGCTGGCCGGATCGTCTGTGGTGTTCTTCCTCCTCGGCGTGATGGAGGGTGCCCTGGTCCGGCGCCTGGCGGTGAGACACCTACCGCGCCACCGGGTGCGCGAGGTGGTCATGGCGAATATGTGCGTGCTGTTCGCCCTCGCCTCCCTCCTGGTGTTCGTGGACCTGCCCCGGACCGCGGTGGTCCTGCTCTCCCTCGGCATCGGCGCCATGAACAGCATCTTCGAACGCGATGGAGAGGTGGCCATCCCGTTGACGTACATGACGGGCACGCTGGTGAAGATGGGCCAGCGTTTCGTCGACGCCTTCTTCGGCGGCAGCCACGCCGCCTGGCTCGGGCACCTGAAGATGTGGACGGGGCTGACCGCGGGTGCGTTCCTCGGGGCGATGGCCTACCACCGGCTCGGGCTCAACGCCGTGCACGTGGTGGCCGCGCTGACCGTCACCCTCAGTGTCGGGGCCTTCGCCGTCCGCGTCCACGGTCGCCGACACGGCACGATCATCCGTCAGCAGGTCGACCCGCACTGA